From Coffea arabica cultivar ET-39 chromosome 2e, Coffea Arabica ET-39 HiFi, whole genome shotgun sequence, the proteins below share one genomic window:
- the LOC113732767 gene encoding uncharacterized protein, with protein sequence MPTPETRREILSISPLSVTLRDCQSSVTIISPVREVLAIKIFLTAIELLSPEARDHSLVLRPRFSRELSFPDNIHDGNSSHRTRALSPPEPMMQNPFLDSMKLLLWNVRGAGHPGFRNHFLQLVQEHHPGIAILVETKLHGERAREICSNLPFDNFTVVDAIGFRGGMWILWNKAEIVLNPISNLSQVIHASIQMPAFAAPAC encoded by the coding sequence ATGCCGACTCCAGAAACCCGAAGGGAAATTCTCTCCATATCTCCCTTATCGGTTACTCTGCGAGACTGTCAAAGCTCAGTCACTATCATCTCGCCCGTAAGAGAGGTCTTAGCCATAAAAATCTTTCTAACTGCCATAGAATTGCTAAGCCCAGAGGCCCGAGACCATTCGCTGGTACTAAGACCAAGGTTCAGCCGAGAGCTAAGCTTTCCAGACAATATCCACGATGGCAACTCCAGCCACCGTACCAGAGCTCTGAGTCCTCCAGAGCCCATGATGCAGAACCCCTTCCTAGACTCCATGAAGCTTCTCCTATGGAATGTTAGAGGAGCAGGCCACCCGGGGTTCAGGAACCATTTTCTCCAGTTAGTGCAAGAGCACCATCCGGGCATAGCAATCCTGGTGGAGACGAAACTCCACGGTGAGAGAGCCAGAGAAATTTGCAGCAACTTgccttttgacaatttcactgttGTAGATGCAATCGGCTTTCGTGGTGGCATGTGGATACTCTGGAACAAAGCTGAGATCGTTTTGAACCCCATCTCCAATCTCTCTCAAGTGATCCATGCCTCTATCCAG